The Halorientalis sp. IM1011 genome window below encodes:
- a CDS encoding NADH:flavin oxidoreductase/NADH oxidase, with protein sequence MTDDLFTPLDLSETTIPNRVMVSPMCQYSCEDRDGLATDWHFQHLTSRAVGGAGVVMTEATAVEPRGRISPEDLGIWSDDHADALSDITDFVREQGSVPAIQLAHAGRKAATSRPWEGHDPLQPDEGGWETLAPTDEPYPYEDDAPPIREATEADLADVREAFADAARRSLDAGFEIAEVHAAHGYLLHEFLSPVTNTREDAYGGDFESRIRFPLEVIEAVREVWPDEKPVFLRISATDWLPDRESWTVADSIRFADRASEAGVDLIDVSAGGIHPDQQVPDGGPGYQIGYGRRVREESDAAPEDLKVGAVGGITTPEQADSLVRNERADLAIVGREHLRDPYFTLHAAQKLGREEEVDVPPQYHRAF encoded by the coding sequence ATGACGGACGACCTCTTTACGCCGCTCGATCTCTCGGAAACAACGATCCCCAATCGCGTGATGGTCTCGCCCATGTGCCAGTACTCCTGTGAGGACCGCGACGGCCTCGCGACCGACTGGCACTTCCAGCATCTCACCAGCCGCGCCGTCGGCGGTGCGGGCGTCGTGATGACCGAGGCCACCGCCGTCGAACCCCGCGGCCGGATCTCCCCCGAGGACCTCGGCATCTGGAGCGACGACCATGCCGACGCCCTGTCGGATATCACCGACTTCGTCCGCGAGCAGGGCAGTGTTCCCGCCATCCAGCTGGCCCACGCCGGCCGGAAGGCCGCCACGTCCCGACCGTGGGAGGGCCACGATCCCCTCCAGCCCGACGAGGGCGGCTGGGAGACGCTGGCCCCGACCGACGAGCCCTACCCCTACGAGGACGACGCGCCGCCGATCCGCGAGGCCACGGAGGCCGACCTCGCGGACGTGCGCGAGGCCTTCGCCGACGCGGCCCGCCGCTCGCTCGACGCCGGCTTCGAGATCGCCGAGGTCCACGCCGCCCACGGCTACCTGCTCCACGAGTTCCTCTCGCCGGTCACCAACACCCGCGAGGACGCCTACGGGGGTGACTTCGAGTCCCGGATCCGGTTCCCGCTGGAAGTCATCGAGGCCGTCCGCGAGGTCTGGCCCGACGAAAAGCCCGTGTTCCTCCGCATCTCCGCGACCGACTGGCTCCCCGACCGCGAGTCCTGGACCGTCGCGGACTCGATCCGCTTCGCCGACCGCGCCAGCGAGGCCGGCGTCGACCTGATCGACGTGTCCGCCGGCGGGATCCACCCCGACCAGCAGGTGCCCGACGGCGGCCCCGGCTACCAGATCGGCTACGGCCGTCGCGTCAGGGAGGAGAGCGACGCCGCACCCGAGGACCTGAAAGTCGGGGCGGTCGGCGGCATCACGACGCCCGAACAGGCCGATTCTCTCGTGCGAAACGAGCGGGCCGACCTCGCCATCGTCGGCCGCGAGCATCTGCGGGATCCGTACTTCACGCTCCACGCCGCACAGAAACTGGGTCGGGAAGAGGAAGTGGACGTGCCGCCCCAGTACCACCGGGCGTTCTGA
- a CDS encoding bifunctional 2-polyprenyl-6-hydroxyphenol methylase/3-demethylubiquinol 3-O-methyltransferase UbiG translates to MPTWDERFRTGEYPTDPDPDPLLERYVDSFPEGRALDVATGTGRNAIFLAEEGYRVDALDQSRAGLEITRENARERGVAERIEPIQTDVPRHVFPKERYAVVTTSFYRALDRLSDIKAALEPGGYLFVQHHLRTSDDVDRGPSTDRYRFAANELLRACLDLTVLYYDERTEHSDGRRGATVRVLARNSTGQHQSYPEIPSS, encoded by the coding sequence ATGCCCACCTGGGACGAGCGGTTCCGCACGGGGGAGTACCCGACGGATCCGGACCCCGATCCGCTGCTCGAACGTTACGTGGATTCGTTCCCCGAGGGCCGCGCGCTGGACGTGGCGACCGGCACCGGCCGCAACGCGATCTTCCTCGCCGAGGAGGGCTACCGCGTCGACGCCCTCGACCAGTCCCGCGCCGGACTGGAGATCACCCGGGAGAACGCTCGCGAGCGCGGCGTCGCCGAGCGGATCGAGCCGATCCAGACGGACGTACCGCGCCACGTGTTTCCCAAGGAACGGTACGCCGTCGTCACCACCAGTTTCTACCGGGCACTCGACCGCCTCTCTGATATCAAGGCCGCGCTGGAACCCGGCGGCTACCTGTTCGTCCAGCACCACCTCCGGACGAGCGACGACGTCGACCGCGGGCCGAGCACCGACCGCTACCGCTTCGCCGCCAACGAACTCCTCCGGGCCTGTCTGGATCTCACGGTGCTGTATTACGACGAGCGCACCGAGCACAGCGACGGCCGCCGCGGCGCGACCGTCCGCGTCCTGGCCCGCAACTCGACCGGCCAGCACCAGTCCTACCCGGAAATCCCATCGTCGTGA
- a CDS encoding acyl-CoA dehydrogenase family protein: MSFQLSDEHRAIRKAVREFGEEEMQPVAKEHDQNKEYPEEIRRKAAEADFVAPNIPLEYGGAGMDKLSSTIVTEELWRADPGIGSAVGSAGFGTDMIVEYGDEWMKEEYLPPIANGESASCSMISEPAHGSNVAGIETHAEKDGDEWVINGNKMWITNGTVADVGVCMTKTTPGEGHGGITAILVPMDTDGVKTEKIDNKLGIRASDLAEVVLDDVRVPEDNVIGEVDKGFYQLMDFFASGRTSVAAQAVGAAEGALDAAIDYASEREQFGQTIDGFQAIQHKLAEMATNVEAARSLTYRAASTVEAGRDQTAAKFASMAKLFASEHAVDVADEAIQVHGGAGYVTDHPVERYYRDARITKIYEGTSEIQKNIIADRL, from the coding sequence ATGTCGTTCCAGCTATCGGACGAACACCGCGCGATCAGGAAGGCCGTTCGGGAGTTCGGCGAGGAGGAGATGCAGCCGGTCGCCAAAGAGCACGACCAGAACAAGGAGTATCCGGAGGAGATCCGGCGGAAGGCCGCCGAGGCCGACTTCGTCGCGCCGAACATCCCCCTAGAGTACGGCGGCGCGGGGATGGACAAGCTCTCCTCGACCATCGTCACCGAAGAGCTCTGGCGGGCCGACCCCGGCATCGGGAGCGCCGTCGGCTCCGCCGGCTTCGGGACGGACATGATCGTCGAGTACGGCGACGAGTGGATGAAAGAGGAGTACCTGCCGCCGATCGCCAACGGCGAGTCGGCCTCCTGTTCGATGATCTCCGAGCCGGCCCACGGCTCCAACGTCGCCGGCATCGAGACCCACGCCGAGAAGGACGGCGACGAGTGGGTCATCAACGGGAACAAGATGTGGATCACGAACGGCACCGTCGCCGACGTGGGCGTCTGCATGACCAAGACGACACCCGGCGAGGGCCACGGCGGCATCACCGCCATCCTCGTGCCGATGGACACGGACGGCGTCAAGACCGAGAAGATCGACAACAAGCTGGGCATTCGCGCCTCGGACCTCGCGGAGGTCGTCCTCGACGACGTGCGCGTGCCCGAAGACAACGTCATCGGCGAGGTCGACAAGGGCTTCTACCAGCTGATGGACTTCTTCGCCTCCGGCCGGACCAGCGTCGCCGCACAGGCCGTCGGGGCCGCGGAGGGCGCACTCGACGCCGCCATCGACTACGCCAGTGAGCGCGAGCAGTTCGGCCAGACGATCGACGGGTTCCAGGCCATCCAGCACAAGCTCGCCGAGATGGCGACGAACGTCGAGGCCGCCCGCTCGCTCACCTACCGCGCCGCGAGTACGGTCGAGGCCGGCCGCGACCAGACCGCCGCGAAGTTCGCCAGCATGGCGAAGCTCTTCGCCTCCGAACACGCCGTCGACGTGGCCGACGAGGCCATCCAGGTCCACGGCGGCGCGGGCTACGTCACCGACCACCCCGTCGAGCGCTACTACCGCGACGCCCGGATCACCAAGATCTACGAGGGCACCAGCGAGATCCAGAAGAACATCATCGCCGACCGCCTGTAG